In Acidobacteriota bacterium, the sequence ACGGGAGTCGGCGAGGGGGAGGGCTCGCTGCGGGCTTCCAGGCTGGCGGAGTGGGGTCGGTGGCTCACGGGTTGCCCCCTCCCGAGTTGCTGGGGGTGGAGGTAGGAGTGGAGCCGGAGGGCGCGCTCAAGGCGGAGCGGAACTTCCAGATGTGCAGCGTGGCGGCCCACTGCTTGCCCTCGGCGTTCTTGTCGTTCCACCACTCGTTGGTCTTCTCGTTGATGAATTCGTCGAAGCCGGCCTTCTCGTAGCGCCGGAAGCCAGACTCCGAGCCGCTGGCCTGGTGGAAGTCGTCACCGGGATCGATGCTCCACTGGTCGGCCCAATAGACCTGAACGCTGTTGCCGCGCTTTTCCACCAGCACCGTGACGCTGTGGTAGCCGTTGAACACCGCCATCCCGAAGACGTGCCAGCCGTCCTGATTGCCCACCATGCCCATGATGGTGTCCCAGGCGCTCTGCTTCATGGCAGTGGGCTCTTTGACGCCGTTGGCACCGTCGAATTTGATCTTGGCGCTTTGGGTGGCCAGCCCCAGCTGGGCCATCACCTTCCCCACCTCGGTCATCTTCAGCTTGAGCCCCTTGAGCTTGCCCAGCTCCGCCTTGACGCTGGCGGCGAGGGTGGGGTCGGCGGCGAAGAGCTTAGGCGCCATCTCGCGCACGATGAGGATGCAGTTGAGGCGGTTGGTGGCCTCGGCGTTGGACTTGAAGCGCTTCTGCAGGGCGACGATCTCCTTGCCGGCGAAGGTCTCGCCGCTGGTGTCCTCCTGGGGGCCCTGGATCGCTGTCTGGCGGTTCTTTGCCAGCTCGTCGAGAGCATCCTGCTCGGCGCCCTGGAAGGCACCGTCGAGCTTGTCCTTGCCCACTTCGGAGAAGATCCGGGCCAGCTCGTGGGAGGTGGCGCCGCGGAGCAGGGTGAGGATGGCGTTCTCGTCGTCGTCGCCGGTGTAGCCCAGGAGCATCTCGCGGATGAGCAGAATCTTGCGCTCCACCGACAGGATGTAATTGGCGTCGCCCTTGGCCCAGTGGCCCACCACTTCCCGAGCCATGTTGTCGCTCGCCATGGTGTCCATGGGCTTTTTCTTGTCGTCCAGGTAGGTCAAATAGTCCTGGAGCTGCTGCTCGCTGAAGGTGCCGCCGCCGAAGAAGCGGGCCAGCCATTCCCCGGCGGTCAGCCGCTGCACTGCCGCCGGATGAGCCCGTTGACCGCGGGCTGAGGGCTTTCCGGTGGGAGCCGCCGGCTCTGGAGCCTTTTTCCCGAGCTGGGCCCCTTGTTCCTCCGCTTGCCTTTCGTCGGGGCCGTGATCCGGAGCCACCGGCAGGCGCTCGGGGGTGGAGCTGCCGCGGCCCAGCGGGCGCTGCTGGGTGACGTGGGCCAGCTCGTGGGCCAGCACGCCGCGGCCCTCGGGGGTCTGGGGCCGGTACTCTCCCCGGCCGAAGACGATCTTCTCGCCCACGGTGTAGGCGCGGGCGGACACGGAACGGGCGGAAGCCGCCGCCGGGGCGTCGGTGTGGACGCGCACCTTGCTGAAGTCATGCCCCAGCCGCTGCTCCATGGGGCGCCGCACTCCCTCGTCCAGGGGCTGGCCGGAGGATTGGAGCACGCGATGGACGCTGGGCGGCGCCAGCTCCGGGGCGCGGCGGCCGGTGCTCTTGCGCTGGAGCTTCTCCTCTTGGCATTGCTGGCATTCTCCGGAAGGCCCCGCACCGGCCCCGCAGCTGCATTTCCTCTGAAGCAAGGCTGAAGTGGTGGCGCTGGGGGAGCTGTTTCCCGCACCGCTGCGCTGCTGGGTGACGGCGGTTTTCACGAGCCCATCCTCCGCAGGACCTGGCCGGCCACGGCGCGGCCGGTAGCCTCCGGCGCCGCTTTCGGGGCGAGGGTGACGGAGCCGGCGTCGAGGCGTGGGATGAGGCGCTCCGGCGAGCTTTGGGAGCCCTCCGCGCCGGCGGCCTCCACCGCCGCCGCGAGCCCCTTCGGCAGTCCCCCTTCGGCGAGGCGGCGGGTCAGCTCCTCCTGGAGCGCCGCAGCCACGGCACGCCGCTCATGGGGCTCGAAGCCTTCGAGCACCAGCCGCTGGATGTGCAGCTCGATCTTCATCGCTGAGGTGTCCTCATTCCTGGGCTCTCCTCATTCCTCTTCCTCCTGTTGCTCATCGGTTTCCGAGGAGGTCGAGGTCGTCTCCAATTCCCGGCGGTGGGTGCGGTAGCGGCGCATCACTCGGTCGCGGTAGTTGTCGCGCACCTCCCGGCCGTTGCTGGCGGTGCGGGCGTCGCCGTTGTAGTTCCGCACCGCGGTGGCCCAGTCCCGGCTGCCCTCGTATTTATGGAACAGCCAGCGAATACCCGCGGCGATTTGCACCGCCGGGTTGGCGAAGGTGGTGTCGTCGATGCCGGAGATTCCCGCCGGCAGCTGGGGAACCCCCTCGCCTCCTCGCTCCAGCTCGCCGCTGGCAGTGAAGGATCCCTGCCGGGAGGCTCGGAGCATGCCGGTCAGGCCCCGGGCTCCGGACCGGGGATTGACCGCCTCGGGATTGAACCGCGACTCCTCCATCATGAGGGCTTTGAACAGGTCCGGGTCCAGGGGGTTGGGGCGGCCGCGGCGGTCTCGGGGATCGAAGAGCTGGTTGTAGTAGCGGGTCCAGTAGACGATTTGCTGGTCGAAGCGATTGGCGTCCTCGTGGGTACCCTCGGTCGTCGGGTCTTCCCACTCGTAGATCTCCGCGCTGGAGGTGGTGCCGCGGGTGACCTCGGGCAGGTCGACGGCGGAGACCGTCTCGGTACTGAGGGTCAGGTCCGTGAGGTAGTCGTCGGTGGCGGCGAGGAGCAGCATCGCTTCCGGCGGCGGTCCGGTGAGCAGGGTCCCCCGGCTCTGCTGCCTTAGCTCGGCGGGGGTGAGGGGGTCCGCCGCGGGGCTGAACTGACCCTCGGGGTAGAGCTCGGACT encodes:
- a CDS encoding DUF4157 domain-containing protein produces the protein MKTAVTQQRSGAGNSSPSATTSALLQRKCSCGAGAGPSGECQQCQEEKLQRKSTGRRAPELAPPSVHRVLQSSGQPLDEGVRRPMEQRLGHDFSKVRVHTDAPAAASARSVSARAYTVGEKIVFGRGEYRPQTPEGRGVLAHELAHVTQQRPLGRGSSTPERLPVAPDHGPDERQAEEQGAQLGKKAPEPAAPTGKPSARGQRAHPAAVQRLTAGEWLARFFGGGTFSEQQLQDYLTYLDDKKKPMDTMASDNMAREVVGHWAKGDANYILSVERKILLIREMLLGYTGDDDENAILTLLRGATSHELARIFSEVGKDKLDGAFQGAEQDALDELAKNRQTAIQGPQEDTSGETFAGKEIVALQKRFKSNAEATNRLNCILIVREMAPKLFAADPTLAASVKAELGKLKGLKLKMTEVGKVMAQLGLATQSAKIKFDGANGVKEPTAMKQSAWDTIMGMVGNQDGWHVFGMAVFNGYHSVTVLVEKRGNSVQVYWADQWSIDPGDDFHQASGSESGFRRYEKAGFDEFINEKTNEWWNDKNAEGKQWAATLHIWKFRSALSAPSGSTPTSTPSNSGGGNP